A part of Heliangelus exortis chromosome 3, bHelExo1.hap1, whole genome shotgun sequence genomic DNA contains:
- the STX11 gene encoding syntaxin-11 yields MKDRLNELREIARVHNQEFSDSEDDENSPQNVLLYETDYALEILHKDIQNIRTENDQLKEDVKRLRKQNRRFLTSMRRLSSIKRDTNCIARDIKARGESIHRKLQIMRDFSEDAITKYGAMSVMARVAKNHYVDLMHAFQEAMFEYNEAEMNQRENCKIRIQRQLEIMGKDVSGNQIDEMIEQGKWDVFSENLLSDVKGARSALNEIETRHKELVKLEGRIKEIHELFLQVALLVEEQADTFDVIEINMQNVEDYVGEGKDQVKKALEYRRKHPLRTILCCCLSCFRR; encoded by the coding sequence ATGAAAGACCGGCTGAACGAGCTGCGTGAAATTGCCAGGGTACACAATCAAGAATTTTCTGATAGTGAAGATGATGAAAATTCACCCCAAAATGTTCTCCTTTATGAGACTGATTACGCCTTGGAAATTCTTCATAAAGACATACAGAACATTCGGACAGAAAATGACCAGCTAAAGGAGGATGTCAAGCGgctcagaaagcaaaacaggCGCTTCCTTACTTCCATGCGACGTCTTAGTAGCATCAAAAGAGACACTAACTGCATTGCCAGAGACATCAAGGCCCGCGGAGAAAGCATCCACAGGAAACTCCAGATAATGAGAGATTTCAGTGAAGATGCAATAACAAAATACGGGGCTATGTCTGTCATGGCCAGGGTAGCAAAGAACCACTATGTTGACCTCATGCATGCATTTCAGGAGGCTATGTTTGAATACAACGAGGCGGAGATGAACCAGCGGGAGAACTGCAAGATTCGGATTCAGCGGCAGCTGGAAATCATGGGCAAAGATGTTTCTGGCAACCAGATTGACGAGATGATTGAGCAAGGCAAGTGGGATGTCTTCTCTGAGAATCTCTTGTCAGATGTTAAGGGGGCTCGCTCAGCCTTGAATGAGATCGAGACACGTCATAAGGAGCTGGTAAAGCTGGAAGGCCGCATTAAGGAAATTCACGAGCTCTTTCTGCAGGTGGCTCTGCTCGTGGAGGAACAGGCAGACACCTTTGATGTCATTGAGATAAATATGCAAAATGTTGAGGACTATGTAGGAGAAGGTAAAGACCAAGTGAAAAAAGCTTTGgaatacagaagaaaacaccCCCTCAGAACaatcctctgctgctgcttatCCTGTTTCAGAAGGTGA